A window of the Linepithema humile isolate Giens D197 chromosome 4, Lhum_UNIL_v1.0, whole genome shotgun sequence genome harbors these coding sequences:
- the LOC105672170 gene encoding uncharacterized protein isoform X1: MEVDLDDNFEQNVTLKLRKNRRIDNRWGSQYFVAVHDTVFGLQHLPYMPMEPPASLSEEIVESDPLYVCKQCKDCFRFQSSYEDHNKRRSWILGLWCYNCFVTKCTHMTQAGSKCLLCRKQDIDKRSYLRTRGLTRKNQKLGAIKVFYNQCQFFEHMKMHNLSIVDMGDIMLMPLPTKISNDDWSLELEIVCEALMERTFLLRMHIMDWLRLHNVEDKWWKLVNGKINNSLIEKIVEGYQGRQLFKTLDKSTINQSVKFPDNKNKDTNSHSANTISDKNMTENEDNPCMSTDITFVDCGPTSQYFEPESSVSYVPRKHNSYESMTVTKSIQNAKKPLANIKKNSKRKNASFKNLNLFETNMTSENTATNKTQSLKSYKIQTHKIIRNITEKLVVKTGFSKTMNNTTKVSVPLSANRIILPKINIDPLKQDLRTSIMNSNSKVLTIQTPKDADITSIINQLPPHLISNKKLVVMKQDSNNVIVEMGTVKETNKSILDNSTDSTSSQTKICDSIDIKKQQVADKIIIKNGKKYLIKHSRSGTENSENSSNLSAESNTLKIVKGTTSEHSTSTSMNNLDTVQNINVGHRLSLQSDISFINFTSFSSEMPSSSKCNSSVKKSLNTSNLRKVPPHLISISSEKPAEEFLFETISIIPKKDNLFMQIKIVDRLTQNNYRDNYGIVLKYRDDMINEFQRLDSFELKKRIEHLQHISEEIKKVLNFVSSICLKEKLRAVNTIKHTLERCLDKCKEDIRKKKNDDWLLNDWESKVMKTLLCSQCNKFMKPKSYVPGFSKLIEDDDKYCLCYKEVCGECLSYQETQSQLIAHQNLHKKRKPYICPDCHVSFSSSKSLEIHLWTVCFHKLKKRMFCCKICQIDGFRDMESITRHFVIMHSYTYVGCGDCLQIFRSSDEYIQHCTEAHPSLNSKRNPVRLVICKLGDFAVRHENYMAYLKMHPGIKTILWFKCPFCPLVTLKHKHLTAVLISHLRSKHLYSLSKLYSMEILHDMFGPEVLTSKLNTVVTGAESPIKMPCRYMDDTLIPKIVNTRTISSEIFERGSQNTEDTGIIHFDQHADVKPITEKADDEEKVESYKLPKILDIRSMADLEPSIAKQIETEESSQSSQIKIIKIEAEKEDPLTYKEKSTTELNDSKSNYKEETEKTKESESNSKSISSCVSGFERPLLTDTDDARINSSTESDKGVPDSESTSRTSTDGCIKVIDIRKICKPDIEPLLAVELCETQTRNKNVNYMTFIPKPPPLTRMPQHLLESAKANEPEDQSKISEKSLAHRTTAKLNNDIQEKDIDYLCHSCNEQINTSWPVVRAHFREKHSHEYTLTATATPQLLRISPDFINGGYKQFIGSKKRKVDSALSKKKRRWTPKKHTEIKEANAPLGLCVEQETAEDGEGNFKCKKCDQRCTDMANLREHIAANHRLKGRYLICLECGENFVVAPSLQMHLKAFHGIEDPINYMSQNPSYALGVDSDSEAEGRTTVANQCHVCMAVFEDKAAVDKHLRVHGMAFLNRKRIEARNAMKSPEKKISSEEDKQSTIKDNPKKTIKPAETILEKLNQYNCRGSNV, encoded by the exons GAAGTTGATCTTGATGATAACTTTGAACAAAATGTCACACTAAAATTACGTAAGAATCGTAGAATTGATAATAGATGGGGATCCCAGTATTTTGTAGCTGTACATGATACAGTGTTTGGTTTGCAACATTTACCTTATATGCCAATGGAACCACCAGCATCTTTAAGTGAAGAAATTGTAGAGTCTGATCCACTATATGTGTGTAAACAGTGTAAAGATTG TTTTCGTTTTCAAAGTAGCTATGAGGATCACAACAAACGACGTAGTTGGATCTTAGGATTGTGGTGTTACAATTGTTTTGTAACTAAATGCACTCACATGACACAAGCAGGATCTAAATGTCTTTTATGCAGAAAACAAGACATTGATAAACGCTCATATTTACGAACAAGAGGTTTAACTAGGAAGAATCAAAAGTTAGGAGCTATAAAGGTATTCTATAATCAGTGTCAATTTTTCGAACATATGAAGATGCATAATTTAAGTATAGTAGATATGGGTGATATAATGTTGATGCCCTTACCTACTAAGATCAGTAATGATGACTGGTCTCTTGAACTTGAAATAGTATGTGAAGCACTTATGGaacgtacatttttattacgtatgCATATTATGGATTGGTTAAGATTGCATAATGTGGAAGATAAATGGTGGAAGTTAGTTAAtggcaaaattaataacagtttgatagaaaaaattgttgaagGTTATCAAGGtcgacaattatttaaaactctTGATAAATCAACAATAAATCAGTCTGTGAAGTTTCctgataacaaaaataaagatacaaaTAGCCATTCTGCTAATACAATCTCAGATAAGAATATGACAGAAAATGAAGACAATCCTTGTATGTCAACTGATATTACTTTTGTAGATTGTGGTCCTACTTCACAATATTTTGAACCAGAATCATCAGTAAGTTATGTACCAAGAAAGCATAACAGTTATGAAAGCATGACAGTTACGAAATCAATACAAAATGCCAAAAAACCCTTAgccaatattaaaaagaatagtaaaagaaaaaatgcatCTTTTAAAAACCtcaatttatttgaaacaaatatgaCTTCTGAAAATACCGCCACTAACAAAACACAATCATtgaaaagttacaaaatacaGACACACAAAATCATAAGGAATATTACTGAAAAGCTTGTAGTAAAGACTGGTTTCAGTAAAACTATGAACAATACTACTAAGGTTAGTGTACCGCTTTCCGCCAATAGGATTATATTgcctaaaattaatatagatcCTTTGAAACAAGATCTTCGGACATCGATAATGAATAGTAATTCCAAGGTATTGACCATTCAAACTCCAAAGGATGCGGATATTAcatcaataattaatcaacTTCCACCTCATCTTATTTCCAATAAGAAACTGGTTGTTATGAAACAGGATTCGAATAATGTAATTGTTGAGATGGGTACTGTGAAAGAAACAAACAAATCGATATTGGATAATAGTACAGACAGCACGTCAtcacaaacaaaaatatgtgATTCCATTGATATCAAAAAGCAACAGGTGGCcgataagattataataaaaaatggaaagaagTATCTCATTAAACATTCGAGAAGTGGTACAGAGAATTCAGAAAATTCGTCCAATTTGTCAGCTGAGAgtaatactttaaaaattgtgaaaggCACAACATCTGAACATAGTACTTCAACATCAATGAATAATTTGGACACAGTTCAAAATATTAACGTGGGACATAGGCTTTCACTACAGAGTGATATatcctttataaattttacgtcATTCTCCTCCGAGATGCCCAGTAGTTCTAAATGCAACTCGTCTGTTAAGAAATCTTTAAATACATCAAATTTGCGAAAGGTACCTCCGCATTTAATTTCGATATCTTCTGAAAAACCGGCCGAGGAATTCCTGTTTGAAACAATATCTATAATTCCCAAAAAAGATAATCTTTTTATGCAGATAAAAATAGTGGATCGTCTTACGCAAAATAACTATCGAGATAATTATGGAATAGTACTCAAATATAGAGACGACATGATCAATGAATTTCAGCGGCTAGATAGTTTTGAATTGAAAAAACGGATTGAACATTTGCAGCATATTAGTGAGGAAATtaagaaagttttaaattttgtgtCAAGCATATGTCTCAAGGAAAAATTAAGGGCTGTCAATACTATCAAGCATACATTAGAAAGATGTCTTGATAAATGCAAGGAAGATatcagaaaaaagaagaacgaTGACTGGCTATTAAACGACTGGGAATCAAAAGTAATGAAGACATTACTATGCTCACAGTGTAATAAATTCATGAAACCTAAATCATATGTTCCTGGATTTTCGAAATTGATCGAAGATGATGATAAATACTGTCTTTGTTATAAAGAAGTTTGTGGCGAATGCCTGTCTTACCAAGAAACCCAATCACAGTTAATTGCACATCAAAACTTACATAAGAAGAGGAAACCTTACATTTGTCCTGATTGTCATGTTAGCTTCAGCTCTAGTAAATCGTTGGAAATTCATTTATGGACTGTTTGCTTTCACAAATTAAAGAAGCGTAtgttttgttgcaaaatttgtcAAATAGATGGCTTTAGGGATATGGAATCGATTACTAGACACTTTGTCATTATGCATAGCTATACGTATGTCGGTTGCGGAGATTGTTTACAGATATTTCGTTCGTCCGATGAATATATACAACATTGTACGGAGGCACACCCTTCGTTAAACTCAAAGCGAAATCCAGTACGACTAGTGATATGCAAATTAGGCGATTTCGCCGTGCGTCATGAGAATTACATGGCATACTTGAAAATGCATCCtggaattaaaacaatattatggTTTAAATGTCCCTTCTGTCCGTTAGTGACTTTAAAACACAAACATTTGACGGCagtattaatttctcatttgcGCAGCAAGCACTTATATTCTTTGTCGAAGCTGTATAGTATGGAAATATTGCATGATATGTTCGGCCCAGAAGTTTTAACATCTAAGTTAAATACGGTTGTCACAGGCGCAGAATCTCCAATTAAAATGCCATGCAGATACATGGATGATACTTTAATaccaaaaattgtaaatactcGGACTATTTCATCAGAAATATTTGAACGTGGCTCACAAAATACAGAAGACACAGGGATTATACATTTTGATCAGCATGCCGATGTAAAGCCAATAACGGAAAAAGCTGATGATGAAGAAAAAGTAGAATCCTATAAGTTgccaaaaattttagatattagaTCAATGGCTGATTTAGAGCCATCGATAGCTAAGCAGATAGAAACGGAAGAGAGTTCTCAATcttctcaaataaaaataattaaaattgaagctGAAAAGGAGGATCCTTTAACATATAAGGAAAAATCAACCACGGAATTAAATGATAGTAAATCTAATTACAAAGAAGAGACAGAAAAGACAAAAGAGTCCGAAAGTAACAGCAAATCGATCTCTTCATGTGTTTCCGGATTCGAAAGACCTTTATTAACAGACACGGATGATGCCCGCATAAACTCGTCAACGGAATCGGACAAAGGAGTTCCAGATTCCGAGTCCACATCCAGAACAAGTACAGATGGCTGTATAAAAGTGATTGATATTAGGAAAATATGTAAACCGGACATCGAACCACTTCTAGCCGTCGAACTGTGCGAAACacaaacaagaaataaaaatgtgaactACATGACGTTCATCCCGAAACCTCCTCCGCTCACGAGGATGCCACAACATTTACTTGAATCCGCGAAAGCCAACGAGCCGGAAGATCAATCAAAGATATCGGAGAAGTCTCTCGCTCATAGAACGACTGCTAAACTAAACAACGATATACAAGAGAAAGATATTGATTACCTGTGTCATTCGTGTAACGAACAGATCAACACTTCGTGGCCCGTGGTGCGGGCACACTTTCGTGAGAAACACTCGCACGAATACACATTGACGGCGACAGCCACTCCACAATTGCTGCGGATATCACCTGACTTTATTAACGGCGGTTACAAGCAATTTATCGGTAGCAAGAAACGGAAAGTAGATAGCGCGTTGTCGAAAAAAAAGCGCCGGTGGACACCGAAGAAACacacagaaataaaagagGCGAATGCGCCTCTAGGATTGTGCGTGGAACAGGAAACAGCGGAAGATGGAGAGGGTAACTTCAAATGCAAGAAGTGCGATCAACGGTGTACTGATATGGCCAATTTGCGAGAGCATATTGCTGCCAATCATCGATTGAAAGGTCGGTATCTCATATGCTTGGAATGTGGCGAGAACTTTGTGGTTGCACCCAGCTTGCAGATGCATCTTAAAGCTTTTCACGGAATAGAAGATCCTATCAATTATATGAGTCAAAATCCTTCTTACGCTCTTGGCGTTGATAGCGATTCAGAAGCAGAAGGGAGAACGACGGTGGCTAATCAGTGCCACGTCTGTATGGCAGTTTTTGAGGATAAAGCTGCAGTGGATAAGCACTTGAGAGTACACGGTATGGCTTTTTTAAATCGTAAGCGAATAGAAGCGAGAAACGCCATGAAGAGtccggaaaaaaaaatcagcagCGAGGAGGATAAACAAAGTACTATTAAAGATAATCCAAAAAAAACCATAAAACCGGCAGAAACAATCCTAGAAAAACTAAAC CAATATAATTGTAGAGGAtcaaatgtataa
- the LOC105672170 gene encoding uncharacterized protein isoform X2: protein MEVDLDDNFEQNVTLKLRKNRRIDNRWGSQYFVAVHDTVFGLQHLPYMPMEPPASLSEEIVESDPLYVCKQCKDCFRFQSSYEDHNKRRSWILGLWCYNCFVTKCTHMTQAGSKCLLCRKQDIDKRSYLRTRGLTRKNQKLGAIKVFYNQCQFFEHMKMHNLSIVDMGDIMLMPLPTKISNDDWSLELEIVCEALMERTFLLRMHIMDWLRLHNVEDKWWKLVNGKINNSLIEKIVEGYQGRQLFKTLDKSTINQSVKFPDNKNKDTNSHSANTISDKNMTENEDNPCMSTDITFVDCGPTSQYFEPESSVSYVPRKHNSYESMTVTKSIQNAKKPLANIKKNSKRKNASFKNLNLFETNMTSENTATNKTQSLKSYKIQTHKIIRNITEKLVVKTGFSKTMNNTTKVSVPLSANRIILPKINIDPLKQDLRTSIMNSNSKVLTIQTPKDADITSIINQLPPHLISNKKLVVMKQDSNNVIVEMGTVKETNKSILDNSTDSTSSQTKICDSIDIKKQQVADKIIIKNGKKYLIKHSRSGTENSENSSNLSAESNTLKIVKGTTSEHSTSTSMNNLDTVQNINVGHRLSLQSDISFINFTSFSSEMPSSSKCNSSVKKSLNTSNLRKVPPHLISISSEKPAEEFLFETISIIPKKDNLFMQIKIVDRLTQNNYRDNYGIVLKYRDDMINEFQRLDSFELKKRIEHLQHISEEIKKVLNFVSSICLKEKLRAVNTIKHTLERCLDKCKEDIRKKKNDDWLLNDWESKVMKTLLCSQCNKFMKPKSYVPGFSKLIEDDDKYCLCYKEVCGECLSYQETQSQLIAHQNLHKKRKPYICPDCHVSFSSSKSLEIHLWTVCFHKLKKRMFCCKICQIDGFRDMESITRHFVIMHSYTYVGCGDCLQIFRSSDEYIQHCTEAHPSLNSKRNPVRLVICKLGDFAVRHENYMAYLKMHPGIKTILWFKCPFCPLVTLKHKHLTAVLISHLRSKHLYSLSKLYSMEILHDMFGPEVLTSKLNTVVTGAESPIKMPCRYMDDTLIPKIVNTRTISSEIFERGSQNTEDTGIIHFDQHADVKPITEKADDEEKVESYKLPKILDIRSMADLEPSIAKQIETEESSQSSQIKIIKIEAEKEDPLTYKEKSTTELNDSKSNYKEETEKTKESESNSKSISSCVSGFERPLLTDTDDARINSSTESDKGVPDSESTSRTSTDGCIKVIDIRKICKPDIEPLLAVELCETQTRNKNVNYMTFIPKPPPLTRMPQHLLESAKANEPEDQSKISEKSLAHRTTAKLNNDIQEKDIDYLCHSCNEQINTSWPVVRAHFREKHSHEYTLTATATPQLLRISPDFINGGYKQFIGSKKRKVDSALSKKKRRWTPKKHTEIKEANAPLGLCVEQETAEDGEGNFKCKKCDQRCTDMANLREHIAANHRLKGRYLICLECGENFVVAPSLQMHLKAFHGIEDPINYMSQNPSYALGVDSDSEAEGRTTVANQCHVCMAVFEDKAAVDKHLRVHGMAFLNRKRIEARNAMKSPEKKISSEEDKQSTIKDNPKKTIKPAETILEKLNNCWIVG from the exons GAAGTTGATCTTGATGATAACTTTGAACAAAATGTCACACTAAAATTACGTAAGAATCGTAGAATTGATAATAGATGGGGATCCCAGTATTTTGTAGCTGTACATGATACAGTGTTTGGTTTGCAACATTTACCTTATATGCCAATGGAACCACCAGCATCTTTAAGTGAAGAAATTGTAGAGTCTGATCCACTATATGTGTGTAAACAGTGTAAAGATTG TTTTCGTTTTCAAAGTAGCTATGAGGATCACAACAAACGACGTAGTTGGATCTTAGGATTGTGGTGTTACAATTGTTTTGTAACTAAATGCACTCACATGACACAAGCAGGATCTAAATGTCTTTTATGCAGAAAACAAGACATTGATAAACGCTCATATTTACGAACAAGAGGTTTAACTAGGAAGAATCAAAAGTTAGGAGCTATAAAGGTATTCTATAATCAGTGTCAATTTTTCGAACATATGAAGATGCATAATTTAAGTATAGTAGATATGGGTGATATAATGTTGATGCCCTTACCTACTAAGATCAGTAATGATGACTGGTCTCTTGAACTTGAAATAGTATGTGAAGCACTTATGGaacgtacatttttattacgtatgCATATTATGGATTGGTTAAGATTGCATAATGTGGAAGATAAATGGTGGAAGTTAGTTAAtggcaaaattaataacagtttgatagaaaaaattgttgaagGTTATCAAGGtcgacaattatttaaaactctTGATAAATCAACAATAAATCAGTCTGTGAAGTTTCctgataacaaaaataaagatacaaaTAGCCATTCTGCTAATACAATCTCAGATAAGAATATGACAGAAAATGAAGACAATCCTTGTATGTCAACTGATATTACTTTTGTAGATTGTGGTCCTACTTCACAATATTTTGAACCAGAATCATCAGTAAGTTATGTACCAAGAAAGCATAACAGTTATGAAAGCATGACAGTTACGAAATCAATACAAAATGCCAAAAAACCCTTAgccaatattaaaaagaatagtaaaagaaaaaatgcatCTTTTAAAAACCtcaatttatttgaaacaaatatgaCTTCTGAAAATACCGCCACTAACAAAACACAATCATtgaaaagttacaaaatacaGACACACAAAATCATAAGGAATATTACTGAAAAGCTTGTAGTAAAGACTGGTTTCAGTAAAACTATGAACAATACTACTAAGGTTAGTGTACCGCTTTCCGCCAATAGGATTATATTgcctaaaattaatatagatcCTTTGAAACAAGATCTTCGGACATCGATAATGAATAGTAATTCCAAGGTATTGACCATTCAAACTCCAAAGGATGCGGATATTAcatcaataattaatcaacTTCCACCTCATCTTATTTCCAATAAGAAACTGGTTGTTATGAAACAGGATTCGAATAATGTAATTGTTGAGATGGGTACTGTGAAAGAAACAAACAAATCGATATTGGATAATAGTACAGACAGCACGTCAtcacaaacaaaaatatgtgATTCCATTGATATCAAAAAGCAACAGGTGGCcgataagattataataaaaaatggaaagaagTATCTCATTAAACATTCGAGAAGTGGTACAGAGAATTCAGAAAATTCGTCCAATTTGTCAGCTGAGAgtaatactttaaaaattgtgaaaggCACAACATCTGAACATAGTACTTCAACATCAATGAATAATTTGGACACAGTTCAAAATATTAACGTGGGACATAGGCTTTCACTACAGAGTGATATatcctttataaattttacgtcATTCTCCTCCGAGATGCCCAGTAGTTCTAAATGCAACTCGTCTGTTAAGAAATCTTTAAATACATCAAATTTGCGAAAGGTACCTCCGCATTTAATTTCGATATCTTCTGAAAAACCGGCCGAGGAATTCCTGTTTGAAACAATATCTATAATTCCCAAAAAAGATAATCTTTTTATGCAGATAAAAATAGTGGATCGTCTTACGCAAAATAACTATCGAGATAATTATGGAATAGTACTCAAATATAGAGACGACATGATCAATGAATTTCAGCGGCTAGATAGTTTTGAATTGAAAAAACGGATTGAACATTTGCAGCATATTAGTGAGGAAATtaagaaagttttaaattttgtgtCAAGCATATGTCTCAAGGAAAAATTAAGGGCTGTCAATACTATCAAGCATACATTAGAAAGATGTCTTGATAAATGCAAGGAAGATatcagaaaaaagaagaacgaTGACTGGCTATTAAACGACTGGGAATCAAAAGTAATGAAGACATTACTATGCTCACAGTGTAATAAATTCATGAAACCTAAATCATATGTTCCTGGATTTTCGAAATTGATCGAAGATGATGATAAATACTGTCTTTGTTATAAAGAAGTTTGTGGCGAATGCCTGTCTTACCAAGAAACCCAATCACAGTTAATTGCACATCAAAACTTACATAAGAAGAGGAAACCTTACATTTGTCCTGATTGTCATGTTAGCTTCAGCTCTAGTAAATCGTTGGAAATTCATTTATGGACTGTTTGCTTTCACAAATTAAAGAAGCGTAtgttttgttgcaaaatttgtcAAATAGATGGCTTTAGGGATATGGAATCGATTACTAGACACTTTGTCATTATGCATAGCTATACGTATGTCGGTTGCGGAGATTGTTTACAGATATTTCGTTCGTCCGATGAATATATACAACATTGTACGGAGGCACACCCTTCGTTAAACTCAAAGCGAAATCCAGTACGACTAGTGATATGCAAATTAGGCGATTTCGCCGTGCGTCATGAGAATTACATGGCATACTTGAAAATGCATCCtggaattaaaacaatattatggTTTAAATGTCCCTTCTGTCCGTTAGTGACTTTAAAACACAAACATTTGACGGCagtattaatttctcatttgcGCAGCAAGCACTTATATTCTTTGTCGAAGCTGTATAGTATGGAAATATTGCATGATATGTTCGGCCCAGAAGTTTTAACATCTAAGTTAAATACGGTTGTCACAGGCGCAGAATCTCCAATTAAAATGCCATGCAGATACATGGATGATACTTTAATaccaaaaattgtaaatactcGGACTATTTCATCAGAAATATTTGAACGTGGCTCACAAAATACAGAAGACACAGGGATTATACATTTTGATCAGCATGCCGATGTAAAGCCAATAACGGAAAAAGCTGATGATGAAGAAAAAGTAGAATCCTATAAGTTgccaaaaattttagatattagaTCAATGGCTGATTTAGAGCCATCGATAGCTAAGCAGATAGAAACGGAAGAGAGTTCTCAATcttctcaaataaaaataattaaaattgaagctGAAAAGGAGGATCCTTTAACATATAAGGAAAAATCAACCACGGAATTAAATGATAGTAAATCTAATTACAAAGAAGAGACAGAAAAGACAAAAGAGTCCGAAAGTAACAGCAAATCGATCTCTTCATGTGTTTCCGGATTCGAAAGACCTTTATTAACAGACACGGATGATGCCCGCATAAACTCGTCAACGGAATCGGACAAAGGAGTTCCAGATTCCGAGTCCACATCCAGAACAAGTACAGATGGCTGTATAAAAGTGATTGATATTAGGAAAATATGTAAACCGGACATCGAACCACTTCTAGCCGTCGAACTGTGCGAAACacaaacaagaaataaaaatgtgaactACATGACGTTCATCCCGAAACCTCCTCCGCTCACGAGGATGCCACAACATTTACTTGAATCCGCGAAAGCCAACGAGCCGGAAGATCAATCAAAGATATCGGAGAAGTCTCTCGCTCATAGAACGACTGCTAAACTAAACAACGATATACAAGAGAAAGATATTGATTACCTGTGTCATTCGTGTAACGAACAGATCAACACTTCGTGGCCCGTGGTGCGGGCACACTTTCGTGAGAAACACTCGCACGAATACACATTGACGGCGACAGCCACTCCACAATTGCTGCGGATATCACCTGACTTTATTAACGGCGGTTACAAGCAATTTATCGGTAGCAAGAAACGGAAAGTAGATAGCGCGTTGTCGAAAAAAAAGCGCCGGTGGACACCGAAGAAACacacagaaataaaagagGCGAATGCGCCTCTAGGATTGTGCGTGGAACAGGAAACAGCGGAAGATGGAGAGGGTAACTTCAAATGCAAGAAGTGCGATCAACGGTGTACTGATATGGCCAATTTGCGAGAGCATATTGCTGCCAATCATCGATTGAAAGGTCGGTATCTCATATGCTTGGAATGTGGCGAGAACTTTGTGGTTGCACCCAGCTTGCAGATGCATCTTAAAGCTTTTCACGGAATAGAAGATCCTATCAATTATATGAGTCAAAATCCTTCTTACGCTCTTGGCGTTGATAGCGATTCAGAAGCAGAAGGGAGAACGACGGTGGCTAATCAGTGCCACGTCTGTATGGCAGTTTTTGAGGATAAAGCTGCAGTGGATAAGCACTTGAGAGTACACGGTATGGCTTTTTTAAATCGTAAGCGAATAGAAGCGAGAAACGCCATGAAGAGtccggaaaaaaaaatcagcagCGAGGAGGATAAACAAAGTACTATTAAAGATAATCCAAAAAAAACCATAAAACCGGCAGAAACAATCCTAGAAAAACTAAAC aattgtTGGATTGTAGGATAG